From Enterococcus mundtii, the proteins below share one genomic window:
- a CDS encoding ABC transporter ATP-binding protein, which produces MSELITIKDLKVHYPIRSGFFNRVTDHVYAVDGVDFIIEKGKTYGLVGESGSGKSTTGKAVVGLEKVTSGQIMYEGKDVTKRSNRKKIGYNKDVQMIFQDSMSSLNPKKRVLDIIAEPIRNFERLSDQEEKKKVKGLLDIVGMPEDALYKYPHEFSGGQRQRLGVARAVATNPKLIVADEPVSALDLSVQAQVLNFMKRIQQEFGLSYLFISHDLGVVKHMCDNIAIMYKGRFVEIGTREDIYNDPRHIYTKRLLSAIPRIDVDNREIQKQNRRNVEREYIEHQKDYYDTAGRVYDLRTLTTTHKVALKDGGAS; this is translated from the coding sequence ATGTCAGAATTAATTACAATCAAAGATTTGAAAGTTCACTATCCTATTCGCAGTGGGTTTTTCAACCGAGTAACAGACCATGTCTATGCAGTAGACGGTGTCGATTTTATTATTGAAAAAGGAAAAACATACGGACTAGTTGGAGAATCAGGTTCTGGGAAGTCCACAACCGGAAAAGCGGTTGTCGGCCTAGAAAAAGTGACTTCTGGCCAAATCATGTATGAAGGAAAAGACGTCACGAAAAGAAGTAACCGCAAAAAAATCGGCTACAACAAAGACGTCCAAATGATCTTTCAAGATTCAATGTCTAGTTTAAATCCTAAAAAACGAGTACTGGACATTATCGCTGAGCCGATCCGTAACTTTGAACGCTTAAGTGATCAGGAAGAAAAGAAAAAAGTCAAAGGCTTATTGGACATCGTTGGGATGCCAGAAGATGCGTTATACAAATATCCTCATGAATTTTCTGGTGGACAAAGACAGCGTTTAGGGGTTGCCCGAGCAGTAGCAACGAATCCTAAATTGATTGTTGCTGATGAACCTGTATCTGCCCTAGACTTATCTGTTCAGGCACAAGTATTGAACTTTATGAAACGCATCCAACAAGAATTTGGCTTGAGCTATTTATTCATCTCTCATGACTTGGGTGTCGTAAAACACATGTGTGACAACATCGCGATCATGTACAAAGGTCGCTTTGTTGAAATCGGTACACGAGAAGATATCTATAATGATCCGCGCCACATCTACACAAAACGCTTACTATCTGCGATTCCACGAATTGATGTAGACAATCGGGAAATACAAAAACAAAACCGACGAAATGTTGAACGTGAGTATATCGAACATCAAAAAGATTACTACGATACAGCAGGGCGAGTGTATGATTTACGTACACTAACCACTACACACAAAGTAGCGTTGAAAGATGGAGGTGCTAGCTAA
- the rpmB gene encoding 50S ribosomal protein L28: protein MAKVCYFTGRKTKSGNNRSHAMNSTKRTVKPNLQKVRVLIDGKPKKVWVSTRALKSGKVERV from the coding sequence ATGGCAAAAGTTTGTTACTTTACAGGTCGCAAGACAAAAAGTGGAAACAACCGTTCACATGCGATGAACTCAACAAAACGTACAGTTAAACCTAACTTACAAAAAGTTCGCGTATTGATTGACGGCAAACCTAAAAAAGTTTGGGTGTCAACTCGTGCGTTGAAATCAGGAAAAGTTGAACGCGTATAA
- a CDS encoding DAK2 domain-containing protein, with amino-acid sequence MSVTEISASQFQEMVQSGANRLQKNAEYVNSLNVFPVPDGDTGTNMNLSMTSGAKAVVDSTSEKVGELAALLSKGLLMGARGNSGVILSQLFRGFSKQIPDVTVLTATDLAAAFTHGVETAYKAVMKPVEGTILTVAREAAKAGEKKAKSTDDVIEVMTAVVKGGKRALAKTPDLLPVLKEVGVVDSGGQGLLFVYEGFLTALNGEYQADEVYEPSPAQMDDMVNAEHHRSVQGQLATEDIHYGYCTEIMVKIGEGPTVDSTFDYEEFRNYLDGLGDSLLVVNDDEIIKVHVHTENPGEVMNYGQKFGSLVKVKVDNMRLQHETILEHDQAPSAPVAQTKPRVPYGIVAIAAGKGVQELFESLGANYVISGGQTMNPSTEDIVKAINEVNADKVIILPNNKNIFMAADQAAEVAELPVAVVPSKTVSQGLTAMLSFNEQATLEENKETMTDVLSSVVSGQVTHAIRDTMIDGVKITEGDFLGMIDGKIVISNPDILATSLATLEQMINEDTEIVTILTGEDGSAEQAQAFADQLNDKYPELEIEIHQGDQPVYPYLFSAE; translated from the coding sequence GTGAGTGTAACAGAAATTAGTGCAAGCCAATTCCAGGAAATGGTTCAGTCCGGTGCGAATCGGCTACAAAAAAATGCAGAATACGTCAATTCCCTAAATGTATTCCCGGTTCCCGATGGAGATACCGGTACCAATATGAATTTATCAATGACAAGTGGTGCAAAAGCCGTTGTTGATTCTACCTCTGAAAAGGTAGGAGAATTAGCAGCGCTGTTATCTAAAGGTTTATTGATGGGGGCAAGAGGAAACTCTGGGGTTATTTTATCTCAGTTGTTCCGTGGTTTTTCAAAACAAATCCCTGATGTGACTGTTTTGACAGCAACAGATTTAGCTGCAGCTTTTACTCATGGGGTCGAAACAGCTTATAAAGCAGTAATGAAACCTGTCGAAGGAACGATCCTGACAGTTGCAAGAGAAGCTGCCAAAGCTGGTGAGAAGAAAGCAAAATCAACAGATGATGTGATCGAAGTCATGACTGCGGTCGTTAAAGGTGGGAAACGTGCGTTAGCAAAAACACCTGATTTGTTGCCTGTATTAAAAGAAGTAGGCGTTGTTGATAGTGGCGGTCAAGGACTATTATTCGTATATGAAGGTTTTTTAACTGCGTTGAATGGTGAATACCAAGCAGACGAGGTCTATGAACCATCTCCTGCTCAAATGGACGATATGGTGAATGCAGAGCATCATCGTAGTGTGCAAGGTCAGTTAGCGACTGAGGATATCCACTATGGTTACTGTACAGAAATCATGGTGAAGATCGGTGAAGGTCCAACTGTAGATAGTACATTTGATTATGAAGAGTTTCGTAACTATCTAGATGGCCTTGGGGATTCCCTGTTAGTGGTCAATGACGATGAAATCATCAAAGTACACGTTCATACAGAAAATCCTGGGGAAGTCATGAATTACGGACAAAAATTTGGTTCCCTAGTGAAAGTCAAAGTGGACAACATGCGTTTGCAACACGAAACGATCTTAGAACATGACCAAGCCCCTTCAGCGCCGGTCGCACAAACGAAGCCTCGTGTACCTTACGGGATCGTTGCGATCGCAGCCGGAAAAGGTGTGCAAGAGTTATTTGAAAGTCTAGGAGCAAACTACGTGATCAGTGGTGGACAGACGATGAATCCAAGTACGGAAGATATCGTGAAAGCGATCAATGAAGTGAATGCAGATAAAGTCATCATTTTACCGAATAACAAAAATATCTTTATGGCAGCTGATCAAGCTGCTGAAGTGGCTGAACTTCCAGTTGCTGTTGTTCCATCAAAAACAGTTTCTCAAGGATTGACAGCGATGTTGTCCTTCAATGAACAAGCAACGTTAGAAGAAAATAAAGAAACGATGACAGATGTGCTTTCAAGTGTTGTCAGTGGTCAAGTGACACATGCGATCCGCGACACGATGATCGACGGAGTGAAAATCACAGAAGGCGATTTCTTAGGGATGATCGATGGGAAAATCGTGATCTCTAATCCAGATATCTTAGCGACATCACTTGCTACATTAGAGCAAATGATCAACGAGGATACTGAGATCGTCACGATATTAACCGGAGAAGACGGGTCTGCAGAACAAGCACAAGCATTTGCGGATCAACTGAACGACAAATATCCTGAGTTAGAAATCGAGATCCATCAAGGAGATCAACCTGTCTATCCTTATTTATTTTCTGCTGAATAA
- the opp4B gene encoding oligopeptide ABC transporter permease: MWKTILRRVLLMIPQVIILSVLIFMLAQAMPGDPFTGLINPNQDPAVIEQMRQAAGLNDPWYEQYFRWVGNALQGDFGQSFLYKRSVSSLIGERIVNTLYLSILTVIITYLIAVPLGMLAGRYQNSILDKAVVIYNFFSFAVPLFIFGLIMLFVFGYRLGWFPTSGSQTLGFQGGFFAQWMDRLQYILLPSITQAFLATAVTIQYLRSEVIDSKSLDFVRTARSKGVPTNKVFSRHIFRNAALPMASQMGYEITSLIAGSVVIEKIFGYPGVGKLFIDSIGQRDYTVITALVLILGIATLVGTLLSDIIMSIVDPRIRIQ; encoded by the coding sequence ATGTGGAAAACGATTCTACGAAGAGTTCTTTTGATGATCCCACAAGTGATCATTCTTAGTGTGTTGATCTTTATGCTAGCGCAAGCCATGCCTGGAGATCCGTTTACAGGATTGATCAACCCAAACCAAGATCCAGCTGTAATCGAGCAGATGCGTCAAGCAGCGGGCTTGAATGATCCTTGGTATGAACAATATTTCCGTTGGGTCGGAAATGCCTTACAAGGTGATTTTGGACAAAGTTTCTTGTATAAGCGTTCGGTTTCCTCTTTGATTGGAGAACGAATCGTCAATACTTTATATTTATCTATTTTAACTGTTATTATTACGTACTTGATTGCTGTACCACTAGGTATGTTAGCTGGTCGATACCAAAATTCGATTTTGGACAAAGCTGTCGTTATTTATAACTTCTTCAGTTTTGCTGTTCCATTATTCATTTTCGGATTGATCATGTTGTTTGTTTTTGGCTATCGTTTAGGTTGGTTCCCAACAAGTGGTTCTCAGACTTTAGGTTTCCAGGGAGGATTTTTCGCTCAATGGATGGATCGATTGCAATACATTCTATTACCATCGATCACACAGGCCTTTTTAGCCACAGCAGTAACGATCCAGTATTTACGAAGTGAAGTCATTGATTCGAAATCCTTAGACTTTGTACGTACAGCTCGTTCCAAAGGGGTGCCGACAAACAAAGTATTCAGTCGTCACATTTTCCGTAATGCAGCCTTGCCGATGGCATCTCAAATGGGGTATGAAATTACTTCATTGATTGCTGGTTCTGTCGTTATCGAAAAAATCTTTGGGTATCCTGGTGTCGGAAAATTATTTATTGACTCAATCGGTCAACGTGATTATACCGTAATCACAGCCTTAGTCTTGATTTTAGGAATCGCAACGCTCGTCGGAACACTGCTGTCAGATATTATCATGAGCATTGTTGATCCGCGTATACGAATCCAATAA
- a CDS encoding ABC transporter permease, giving the protein MSDKNKEVAQESIPPMGIRMIAREFKKDKVAIFSLALLVVLLLVIFIGAIFIDQDKVMFVSIFDKYAEPGAISSQGSKFLLGADEGGRDVFGQLIIGARNSVMIGFAITIITSIIGVGLGILSGFYGGIIDNVLMRIVDFIMILPIMLIIIVFVSIISRYNVWSFIFIMSAFYWVAKARLFRSKTLSEARRDYVSASKTMGTSDFKIMFREIMPNLSSLIITNLTMNFAANIGIETTLTFLGFGLPANVPSLGTLIGYASNGEVLVNRQWIWLPASILILVLMLSINYVGQAFKRSADARQRLG; this is encoded by the coding sequence ATGAGTGATAAAAACAAAGAAGTTGCGCAAGAAAGTATCCCACCAATGGGTATACGAATGATTGCACGAGAATTTAAAAAAGATAAAGTAGCCATTTTTTCACTGGCTTTGTTAGTTGTTTTACTATTAGTTATTTTTATCGGGGCGATCTTTATTGACCAAGATAAAGTAATGTTTGTTAGTATTTTTGATAAGTATGCTGAACCTGGCGCCATCTCTTCTCAAGGATCAAAATTTCTTTTAGGAGCAGATGAAGGTGGACGTGATGTCTTCGGTCAATTGATCATCGGAGCAAGAAACTCTGTGATGATCGGTTTTGCTATCACGATCATTACGTCGATCATCGGAGTAGGGCTTGGAATCCTTTCAGGTTTTTATGGTGGGATCATTGACAACGTATTGATGCGTATTGTTGATTTTATTATGATTTTACCGATCATGTTGATCATTATCGTGTTTGTTTCGATCATTTCGCGTTATAACGTTTGGTCATTTATTTTTATCATGAGTGCATTTTATTGGGTAGCTAAAGCCCGATTATTCAGAAGTAAGACGTTATCAGAAGCTAGACGTGATTATGTCAGTGCTTCAAAAACGATGGGAACAAGTGATTTCAAAATCATGTTCCGTGAAATCATGCCAAACCTTAGTTCATTGATCATCACCAACTTAACAATGAACTTTGCGGCAAATATTGGGATCGAGACCACTTTGACTTTCTTAGGCTTTGGATTGCCAGCTAATGTACCTAGTTTAGGAACATTGATCGGTTATGCAAGTAACGGTGAAGTTTTAGTGAATCGACAATGGATTTGGTTACCCGCGTCAATTCTAATTTTAGTGTTGATGTTGAGTATAAACTACGTTGGACAAGCATTTAAGCGTTCTGCAGATGCGCGTCAACGTTTAGGATAA
- a CDS encoding Asp23/Gls24 family envelope stress response protein: MAVKIQTSAGTIEITNDVIATVVGGAATDVFGVVGMASKNQIKDNITEILRKENYSRGVVVRQEANGIAVDVYTIISYGTKISEVSRNVQEKVKYNLETLLGVTANSVNVFVQGVRVLPD, translated from the coding sequence ATGGCTGTAAAAATTCAAACGTCAGCTGGAACCATTGAAATTACCAATGATGTCATCGCAACAGTTGTTGGTGGTGCCGCAACAGATGTATTTGGTGTTGTAGGAATGGCTAGCAAGAATCAAATCAAAGATAATATCACTGAAATTTTGCGTAAAGAAAATTACTCAAGAGGAGTAGTTGTCCGCCAAGAAGCTAATGGGATCGCAGTAGATGTTTATACAATCATTAGTTATGGCACAAAAATTTCGGAAGTTTCTCGTAATGTCCAAGAAAAAGTGAAATATAACTTGGAGACTTTACTAGGTGTTACAGCCAATTCAGTAAATGTCTTCGTGCAAGGTGTTCGTGTACTGCCAGACTAG
- the recG gene encoding ATP-dependent DNA helicase RecG, with protein MRSLADPVTVLAGVGQKRADSLASLGIHTIEDLLTYYPFRYEDIQERNLNEIQDQEKVTLKGLVVSPPVMSRFGYKKSRLQFRMMQEHEVFNISFFNQPYLKDKVILSEEIAVYGKWDAKRKALNGMKILGSQSPDDFSPIYHVNKSIRQTTLVDLIRRGFSEYGDLIEENLPLSLIEKYRLLDRPTAVRSMHFPQNHEENHQAKRRIVFEEFFFFQMQLQGLKKAEKSEKNGLEILYDVERLKQFTKKLPFELTMAQKRVTNEICRDLRNPHHMQRLLQGDVGSGKTVVAAIALYATVTAGFQGALMVPTEILAQQHMESLSQLFDPNEVTVALLTGSTKAKERRELLERLENGEIDIVVGTHALIQEGVAFQNLGLVITDEQHRFGVNQRKVLREKGWRPDVLFMTATPIPRTLAITAYGEMDVSVIDELPAGRIPIETRWVRTPQLDSVLEWTYKELRRGHQMYVICPLIEESEALDVKNAVEIYEKLRELFAPEYEVGLLHGKMKNQEKDQIMETFKENQLQILVSTTVIEVGVNVPNATVMLIMDADRFGLAQLHQLRGRVGRGSEASYCILVANPKNELGVERMKIMTETTNGFILSEKDLELRGPGEVFGFRQSGLPEFAIADLVTDGNVLEVAREEAAAIWQIKDWQLLPEYQPLTAKLQLGEQDNRYFD; from the coding sequence ATGCGTTCGTTAGCTGATCCAGTCACAGTGCTGGCAGGTGTTGGTCAAAAAAGAGCGGATAGCTTGGCTAGTCTAGGCATCCATACAATTGAAGACTTGTTAACTTACTATCCTTTTCGTTATGAAGATATCCAAGAAAGAAATCTAAATGAAATCCAAGACCAAGAAAAAGTTACATTAAAAGGGTTAGTTGTCTCTCCGCCAGTAATGAGTCGTTTTGGCTACAAAAAAAGCCGTCTGCAGTTTCGAATGATGCAAGAACATGAAGTATTCAATATTTCTTTCTTCAATCAACCCTATTTGAAAGATAAAGTCATTTTATCTGAAGAAATCGCAGTTTATGGGAAATGGGATGCGAAACGTAAAGCACTAAATGGGATGAAGATCCTTGGTTCGCAAAGTCCAGATGATTTCTCTCCGATCTATCATGTCAACAAATCTATTCGCCAAACGACACTGGTCGATCTGATCCGTCGAGGGTTTAGTGAGTATGGTGATTTGATTGAAGAAAACTTACCACTATCTTTAATTGAAAAATACCGTTTGCTTGATCGTCCGACTGCTGTAAGAAGTATGCATTTTCCGCAAAATCATGAGGAAAATCATCAAGCCAAACGACGGATTGTTTTTGAAGAATTCTTTTTTTTCCAGATGCAGTTACAAGGACTGAAAAAAGCCGAAAAGTCTGAAAAGAATGGCTTAGAGATCCTTTATGATGTGGAACGATTAAAACAATTTACGAAAAAATTACCGTTTGAATTAACGATGGCACAAAAACGTGTCACTAATGAAATTTGCCGTGATCTCCGTAATCCACACCATATGCAGCGTTTGTTGCAAGGTGATGTGGGAAGTGGGAAGACCGTTGTTGCTGCGATTGCTTTATATGCGACAGTGACTGCTGGCTTTCAAGGAGCGTTGATGGTCCCAACAGAAATATTGGCGCAACAACATATGGAAAGTTTATCCCAATTATTTGACCCAAATGAAGTGACAGTTGCGTTATTGACCGGATCAACGAAAGCAAAAGAACGTCGCGAGCTATTAGAGCGGTTAGAAAATGGGGAAATCGATATCGTCGTGGGAACACATGCACTGATTCAAGAAGGTGTAGCATTTCAAAATCTAGGATTAGTGATCACCGATGAGCAACATCGTTTTGGAGTGAACCAACGAAAAGTATTGCGTGAGAAGGGTTGGCGTCCGGATGTGTTATTTATGACTGCCACCCCGATCCCTCGAACCCTAGCAATTACAGCATACGGCGAAATGGATGTATCTGTGATCGACGAGCTTCCCGCTGGACGGATTCCGATCGAAACAAGATGGGTCCGAACACCTCAATTAGATAGCGTGCTAGAATGGACCTATAAAGAATTGCGTAGAGGACATCAAATGTACGTGATTTGTCCATTGATCGAGGAGTCCGAAGCTTTAGATGTGAAAAATGCAGTGGAAATTTACGAAAAACTTCGTGAGTTATTTGCACCAGAATATGAAGTTGGCTTGTTGCATGGTAAAATGAAGAATCAAGAAAAAGATCAGATCATGGAAACATTCAAAGAAAACCAACTCCAGATCTTAGTATCAACCACAGTGATCGAGGTCGGTGTCAATGTGCCGAATGCAACGGTCATGCTGATCATGGATGCGGATCGTTTTGGATTAGCCCAGCTGCATCAGTTGCGTGGGCGTGTCGGTCGAGGAAGCGAGGCTTCTTATTGTATCCTCGTGGCAAATCCGAAAAATGAACTGGGTGTCGAACGAATGAAAATCATGACAGAAACCACAAATGGCTTTATCTTGAGTGAAAAGGATTTAGAATTACGAGGGCCAGGAGAAGTATTTGGCTTCCGTCAATCCGGCTTGCCAGAATTTGCGATCGCAGATCTAGTAACGGATGGGAATGTCTTAGAGGTTGCCCGTGAAGAAGCTGCGGCAATCTGGCAAATCAAAGACTGGCAGTTATTACCTGAATATCAACCATTAACAGCCAAGTTGCAATTAGGCGAACAAGATAATCGTTATTTTGATTAA
- the plsX gene encoding phosphate acyltransferase PlsX, whose amino-acid sequence MRIAVDAMGGDHAPQAIVEGIALAQKDFPELEFVLYGKESEIKKYLTDETNITIVHTDEKINSDDEPVKAIRRKKTASMVLAAQAVKNGEADAIFSAGNTGALLAAGLFIVGRIKNIERPGLMSTLPVIGKEGEGFDMLDLGANAENKPEHLLQYGILGSFYARKVRGIGRPRVALLNNGTEETKGSELTKQAFELLQNETSLNFIGNVEARDLLNGVADVVVTDGFTGNAVLKSIEGTAMNMMTLLKSAILNEGIKGKMGALLLKDGLRSLKSEMDYSKHGGAVLFGLKAPVIKTHGATGPDAVRYTIRQIHTMLETNVVGQLVEQFEQKED is encoded by the coding sequence ATGAGAATTGCAGTAGATGCAATGGGCGGAGATCACGCACCACAAGCCATTGTGGAAGGAATCGCTCTAGCACAAAAAGATTTCCCTGAGTTGGAATTTGTTCTTTACGGTAAAGAATCAGAAATCAAGAAATATTTGACAGACGAAACAAATATCACAATCGTCCATACTGACGAAAAAATCAATAGTGATGACGAGCCAGTTAAGGCGATCCGTCGTAAGAAAACTGCTTCGATGGTTTTAGCTGCCCAAGCAGTCAAAAATGGAGAAGCAGATGCTATTTTTTCAGCAGGGAATACAGGAGCCTTACTAGCAGCTGGCTTGTTTATTGTTGGACGCATCAAAAACATCGAACGTCCTGGACTAATGTCCACATTGCCAGTTATTGGCAAAGAAGGTGAAGGGTTTGATATGCTAGATTTAGGTGCAAATGCAGAAAACAAACCAGAGCATCTTTTACAATATGGTATTTTGGGGTCATTTTATGCGAGAAAAGTTCGTGGGATCGGCCGACCTCGCGTCGCATTGCTCAACAATGGGACGGAAGAAACTAAGGGAAGCGAATTGACAAAACAAGCATTTGAACTCTTGCAAAATGAAACAAGCTTGAACTTCATTGGCAATGTAGAAGCGCGTGACTTACTAAATGGTGTGGCAGACGTCGTAGTAACCGACGGCTTTACTGGAAATGCAGTGTTGAAATCCATTGAAGGCACAGCGATGAATATGATGACCTTATTGAAATCTGCCATCTTGAATGAAGGCATAAAAGGTAAAATGGGTGCATTACTACTAAAAGACGGTTTACGCTCTTTGAAATCAGAAATGGACTATTCAAAACATGGAGGAGCTGTTTTATTTGGATTGAAAGCACCAGTTATCAAAACGCATGGTGCAACTGGACCGGATGCAGTTCGCTACACGATCCGTCAAATCCATACGATGCTTGAAACCAATGTTGTAGGGCAACTGGTAGAGCAATTTGAGCAAAAAGAGGACTAA
- a CDS encoding ABC transporter ATP-binding protein, translated as MSDNQLLDVQNLHTGFRLKDEYYDAVDDVSFTLDKNEILAIVGESGCGKSTLATTIMGLLDPNNTKITGEIMYNDLNLIELNETLYNKIRGNDIGMIFQDPLSALNPLMRIEDQIKEGLSYHTKMTADQRQARALELLEQVGIPNPARVGRQYPHELSGGMRQRVIIAIAIACKPPIIIADEPTTALDVTIQAQILDLLKDLQEETKTGIILITHDLGVVAEMADRVAVMYGGQFVEVAGVKELFENPKHPYTQSLLNSIPQEGNHEAELHVIEGVVPSLKNMPRTGCRFAPRIPWIPASAHEENPVLHEIAPNHMVRCSCYKHFHFRDEKGEV; from the coding sequence TTGTCAGATAACCAATTATTAGATGTTCAGAACCTACACACAGGCTTCCGTCTAAAAGATGAATACTACGATGCAGTAGACGACGTTTCTTTTACTTTAGATAAAAACGAGATCTTAGCCATCGTTGGTGAGTCTGGTTGCGGGAAAAGTACGTTAGCTACAACGATTATGGGATTATTAGATCCTAACAATACAAAGATCACAGGGGAGATCATGTACAATGATTTAAATTTGATTGAATTAAATGAAACATTGTATAACAAGATCCGCGGAAATGATATTGGGATGATTTTTCAAGATCCATTATCTGCACTAAACCCTTTGATGAGAATTGAAGACCAAATCAAAGAAGGTTTGTCTTACCATACAAAAATGACGGCTGACCAAAGACAAGCACGTGCATTAGAATTACTAGAACAAGTAGGGATTCCGAATCCTGCACGAGTTGGACGTCAGTATCCTCATGAGTTGTCAGGTGGGATGAGACAGCGGGTGATCATCGCGATTGCGATTGCATGTAAGCCACCGATCATTATCGCGGATGAACCAACGACTGCCTTGGACGTAACGATTCAAGCACAGATTCTTGACTTACTGAAAGATTTACAAGAAGAAACTAAAACTGGGATCATCTTGATCACACATGATTTAGGTGTCGTAGCTGAAATGGCGGATCGTGTTGCTGTGATGTATGGTGGACAATTTGTTGAAGTTGCAGGAGTCAAAGAGTTATTTGAAAATCCAAAACACCCATATACACAATCATTGCTAAATTCGATTCCACAAGAAGGAAATCACGAGGCAGAGTTACACGTGATTGAAGGCGTAGTCCCTTCATTAAAAAATATGCCACGAACAGGTTGCCGATTTGCGCCACGGATTCCTTGGATCCCAGCAAGCGCTCACGAAGAAAATCCAGTCTTGCATGAAATCGCACCGAATCATATGGTACGTTGCTCATGTTATAAACATTTCCACTTTAGAGACGAAAAAGGAGAGGTGTAG
- the acpP gene encoding acyl carrier protein, whose product MTREEVFNKVAKIISNHFEMDTDKVTDELNIKDDLKADSISIMEFVLELEDEFGTEISDEDAEQIETVGGAVDYISNHLK is encoded by the coding sequence TTGACGCGCGAAGAAGTATTTAATAAGGTAGCTAAAATCATTTCAAATCACTTTGAAATGGATACAGACAAAGTGACAGATGAATTGAACATTAAAGATGATCTGAAAGCTGATTCAATTAGTATCATGGAATTTGTTCTTGAACTAGAAGATGAATTCGGTACAGAGATCTCTGATGAAGATGCTGAACAAATCGAAACAGTCGGCGGTGCCGTGGATTATATCAGCAACCACTTGAAATAA